A DNA window from Brassica napus cultivar Da-Ae chromosome C1, Da-Ae, whole genome shotgun sequence contains the following coding sequences:
- the LOC125579863 gene encoding histone-lysine N-methyltransferase ATXR3-like, translated as MSDGGVVTCMPLLNIMDKLPVVEEKTLCGGNSDTKVAASSISTNNKLPESQPAKPSASQPPKKKKIVKVIRKVVRRKPKERKDQDKKSEVLQGKGCNKEENGGDSGFKDEVEEGELNSHADLETGEISPVKSLRNSEIEKGEISGDCSNLQYDKSYVERMDLPADKYRKEEREIRSWRDPGDEIEKGEFIPDRWHKMDTRKDDHSYNRSRRSGVDRETTWKYDYDYEHERTPPGGRFSNEDTYRRREFRSGNDRATRVSSKIVIEESLHNNDPNNLGKEYSSTVNKLKRHGAEHLYADHGDYGSSKYRKLSDDCSRSLHPNHYSRNSVERETTEIPIHLKTHLWKSILKSIMTHISVPGLFQTDMVHDLICPHTTGLGTMATGIEVPTIGKGRHMPGRDRHISLRSLHMLVKGLHMTAAITMIVEEVQVTLNGPVIAGMELLNIWKIPRAIVPDVMAIEI; from the coding sequence ATGAGCGATGGGGGTGTCGTCACATGCATGCCTCTACTGAATATCATGGACAAGCTTCCAGTTGTGGAGGAGAAGACGCTTTGTGGAGGCAACAGTGATACAAAGGTTGCtgcttcttcaatctcaactaATAATAAGCTTCCGGAGTCCCAGCCAGCTAAACCCTCAGCGTCTCAGCCacctaagaagaagaaaattgtTAAGGTAATTCGTAAAGTTGTCAGGAGGAAGCCCAAGGAGCGCAAAGATCAGGATAAAAAGAGTGAAGTTTTGCAAGGAAAAGGTTGCAATAAAGAAGAAAACGGTGGAGATTCTGGGTTTAAGGATGAAGTGGAAGAGGGTGAATTAAATTCTCATGCGGATTTGGAGACCGGTGAGATTTCTCCAGTGAAGTCACTGCGGAATAGTGAGATCGAAAAAGGGGAGATTTCTGGGGATTGCAGTAACCTGCAATATGATAAATCTTATGTGGAGAGAATGGATTTACCTGCAGATAAGTACaggaaagaagagagagaaatcaGATCATGGAGAGATCCCGGTGATGAAATTGAGAAAGGGGAGTTCATCCCAGACAGATGGCATAAGATGGATACACGTAAGGATGATCATAGTTACAACAGATCTCGTAGGAGTGGAGTTGACAGAGAGACAACGTGGAAATATGATTATGACTATGAACATGAACGTACCCCGCCCGGCGGTAGGTTTTCGAATGAGGATACCTATCGCCGGAGAGAGTTCAGAAGTGGGAATGACAGGGCTACGAGGGTCAGTTCTAAAATTGTAATCGAGGAAAGTTTACATAACAACGATCCCAATAATCTTGGGAAAGAGTACTCTTCTACTGTGAACAAACTGAAGCGACATGGAGCTGAACATCTTTATGCTGATCATGGGGACTATGGGAGCTCCAAATATAGAAAACTTTCTGATGATTGTTCCCGCTCTCTTCACCCAAACCACTATTCACGGAACTCTGTTGAGAGAGAGACTACAGAGATTCCTATTCATCTAAAAACTCATCTCTGGAAAAGTATCCTAAAAAGCATCATGACTCATATTTCCGTGCCAGGGCTGTTTCAGACAGACATGGTGCACGATCTGATCTGTCCCCACACGACCGGTCTAGGTACCATGGCCACAGGGATAGAAGTTCCCACAATCGGGAAAGGTCGCCATATGCCCGGGAGAGATCGCCATATATCTTTGAGAAGCCTTCACATGCTCGTAAAAGGTCTCCACATGACCGCAGCCATCACCATGATTGTAGAAGAAGTCCAAGTTACTCTGAATGGTCCAGTGATCGCCGGGATGGAACTTCTAAATATATGGAAGATCCCCAGAGCGATCGTACCAGACGTAATGGCCATAGAGATATAA
- the LOC125579862 gene encoding uncharacterized protein LOC125579862, whose amino-acid sequence MTQHVRVDCGMTEDKDAPTVMYEDNAACIAQLKDGYIKGDRTKHILPKFFFTHELQKAGEVQVVQVRSSDNSTDLFTKSLPTYTFRKLTHQIGMRRLKDLQ is encoded by the coding sequence ATGACCCAACATGTCCGAGTCGATTGTGGGATGACCGAAGACAAGGACGCACCAACCGTGATGTATGAAGACAATGCAGCTTGCATTGCTCAGCTTAAGGATGGCTACATCAAAGGGGACCGGACGAAGCACATACTacctaagttcttcttcacgcACGAGCTACAGAAAGCCGGCGAGGTCCAAGTAGTCCAAGTGCGTTCCAGCGACAACTCAACAGACCTGTTCACCAAATCACTTCCGACCTacacgttcaggaagctcacgcatcagattgggatgcgtaggtTGAAAGATCTTCAGTGA